The following coding sequences are from one Fibrobacter sp. UWT2 window:
- a CDS encoding glutamyl-tRNA reductase, protein MRKIYMAGMSHKVAEIAVREKFYIPMDVKTNALSNSPFDELLILATCNRTEVYVASDRDLTDTELVQYVCKLAGQCYDDFAKFFYFKSDDEVAHHVMNVCAGLDSVAMGEDQILHQIGRAYETAHQLHATGNTLNKLFQSAIHTTKRIKTETNLSKLSCNIPFLAMKQVQHTFDDLENRTVYIVGLGEMGSLMLKYVQENTTKIFASSKTFANAEKFADVLTPVKFEDRYQVIGKCDVVILCSACSEPIVTKEEFAEACGFVKSIDSSTAKKGALDVVFERHCSKVAEHPGASANAKRLVIDLGSPRNAEASIGEIPGVQYVCVDDLEKVVSENRRLRMIELEAAQKILKEGIDEFLQWMRMDEVSKQISVHAERMLKSANEESEKLLRSMPDLPEEDRHRVQMMYERFAKKMANDFLYKVKAENSPEDVQVFLKCLGANND, encoded by the coding sequence ATGCGTAAAATCTATATGGCAGGCATGAGCCACAAGGTGGCCGAAATCGCAGTCCGCGAAAAGTTCTACATCCCGATGGATGTCAAGACCAATGCATTGAGTAATTCTCCTTTTGATGAACTTTTGATTCTTGCGACCTGCAACCGCACCGAAGTTTACGTGGCCTCTGACCGCGACCTGACTGACACTGAACTTGTCCAGTACGTTTGCAAATTGGCAGGGCAGTGCTACGACGATTTTGCGAAATTCTTTTATTTTAAGTCGGACGACGAGGTGGCGCACCACGTGATGAACGTGTGTGCGGGTCTTGATTCGGTGGCAATGGGTGAAGACCAAATCTTGCACCAGATTGGCCGCGCCTACGAAACGGCGCACCAGTTGCACGCAACGGGAAACACCCTGAACAAACTCTTTCAGAGTGCCATTCACACCACCAAGCGCATCAAGACCGAAACCAACTTGAGCAAGCTCAGCTGCAATATTCCGTTCCTGGCCATGAAACAGGTGCAGCACACTTTCGATGACTTGGAAAATCGAACGGTGTACATTGTGGGCCTCGGTGAAATGGGCTCGCTTATGCTCAAGTACGTGCAAGAAAATACGACCAAGATTTTTGCAAGCAGCAAGACTTTTGCAAATGCAGAAAAATTTGCGGACGTGCTCACGCCGGTTAAGTTTGAAGACCGATACCAGGTGATTGGCAAGTGTGACGTGGTGATTCTTTGTAGCGCATGCTCCGAACCGATTGTCACGAAAGAGGAATTCGCCGAGGCTTGCGGATTTGTTAAAAGTATCGATAGTTCTACCGCGAAAAAGGGTGCACTCGATGTCGTGTTCGAGCGCCATTGCAGCAAGGTCGCAGAACACCCGGGCGCAAGCGCTAACGCCAAGCGCTTGGTGATTGATTTGGGTAGCCCGCGTAATGCAGAAGCAAGCATCGGTGAAATTCCGGGTGTGCAATACGTTTGCGTTGATGATCTCGAAAAAGTTGTCTCTGAAAATCGCCGCCTGCGCATGATTGAGCTCGAAGCCGCCCAGAAGATTTTGAAAGAAGGCATCGACGAATTCTTGCAGTGGATGCGCATGGACGAAGTCTCGAAGCAGATTAGCGTGCATGCCGAAAGAATGTTGAAGTCGGCGAACGAAGAATCCGAAAAATTGCTGCGCTCGATGCCGGATTTGCCCGAAGAAGACCGCCACCGCGTGCAAATGATGTACGAACGTTTTGCCAAAAAGATGGCGAATGATTTTTTGTACAAGGTCAAGGCCGAAAATTCGCCCGAAGATGTGCAAGTGTTCCTCAAGTGCTTGGGGGCGAACAATGACTGA
- the hemC gene encoding hydroxymethylbilane synthase, whose amino-acid sequence MTECKLRVATRKSALALAQTTMAADAIVAVNPGLSYELVSMTTEGDRRLDKSLASFGGKGVFIKELEVALLEGRADIAVHSLKDMPAEVLPEFKLAAVLKREDPRDTFIARGGVDGIKFMDLPAGARVGTGSIRRVVQLKALRPDLEYVPIRGNIQTRLGKLAELDAVVLAAAGLKRMGLADQVTEYFSTEQVLPASGQGILAIETLCSPSDELVSQLARVNDAESYAIAVAEMAYLKALNAGCQFPVASFAEFANAAATADDSNFIIRGIYWDESSKRLLRAQVSQSLDVRAADSVSQARAAGIALAQKIREQL is encoded by the coding sequence ATGACTGAATGTAAGCTGCGTGTTGCAACTCGAAAGAGTGCGCTTGCCTTGGCGCAAACGACCATGGCTGCCGATGCCATTGTGGCGGTGAATCCGGGACTGAGCTATGAACTTGTCTCGATGACGACCGAAGGCGACCGCCGTCTTGATAAATCTTTGGCTAGCTTTGGCGGCAAGGGCGTTTTCATCAAGGAACTTGAAGTTGCCCTTTTAGAAGGCCGCGCCGACATTGCCGTGCACAGCCTGAAGGACATGCCGGCAGAAGTTTTGCCTGAATTCAAACTTGCCGCCGTATTGAAACGCGAAGACCCGCGCGATACCTTTATTGCACGCGGGGGAGTGGACGGTATCAAATTCATGGATTTGCCTGCAGGGGCCCGCGTCGGCACCGGTAGCATTCGCCGTGTGGTGCAATTGAAGGCGCTTCGCCCGGATTTGGAATACGTGCCGATTCGCGGGAACATCCAGACTCGCCTCGGTAAGCTTGCGGAACTCGACGCTGTCGTGCTCGCCGCCGCCGGCCTCAAGCGCATGGGCCTTGCCGACCAAGTGACAGAATACTTTAGCACCGAACAAGTGCTCCCGGCATCCGGCCAAGGCATCCTTGCCATCGAAACGCTTTGCTCGCCGTCCGATGAACTTGTCAGCCAGTTAGCTCGTGTCAACGATGCTGAATCGTATGCCATCGCCGTCGCCGAAATGGCTTACCTCAAGGCACTCAATGCAGGCTGCCAGTTCCCCGTAGCCAGTTTCGCTGAATTCGCCAACGCTGCCGCAACTGCCGACGACTCTAACTTCATAATCCGCGGCATCTACTGGGACGAATCCAGCAAACGCCTGCTCCGCGCTCAAGTTTCGCAGTCTCTTGACGTCCGCGCCGCCGACTCTGTTTCACAGGCCCGCGCCGCCGGCATCGCCCTTGCACAAAAAATCCGCGAACAACTTTAA
- the tgt gene encoding tRNA guanosine(34) transglycosylase Tgt codes for MENRNPFELLAKSPRSKARRGRIRTAHGDIETPIFMPVGTLASVKGLSSRDLREMQAQIILANTYHLYLRPGTKLIAEAGGVQKFMGWNGPMLTDSGGFQVWSLKDFRHITEDGVEFKSLLDGSRHKFTPESVMQAQREIGADIIMAFDECTPYPSTVEEASHSLDLTLKWTRRAMDWLAANPPILGYPQYFFGIVQGGMHKELRKKSIEALKELAPDGYAMGGLSVGEPVETMYEIADFCTNYLPEDRARYVMGVGTPWNLLSLVARGVDMFDCILPAKNAQDGLVYTSRGVLRYKNAKFAHQHDAPLDPECDCYCCRNYSRSYLRHLFKSKEPLGWTLSTIHNLHFYLHLMQQARDHIEAGDFEEWSAEMIPQLQREAE; via the coding sequence GTGGAAAATCGCAACCCCTTCGAACTTCTGGCAAAATCGCCACGCAGCAAAGCCCGCCGCGGACGCATCCGCACGGCTCACGGCGACATCGAGACGCCGATTTTTATGCCGGTGGGGACTCTTGCGAGCGTGAAGGGACTTTCGTCGCGAGACCTGCGCGAAATGCAGGCGCAGATCATTCTCGCGAACACCTACCACCTGTACCTGCGCCCGGGCACCAAGCTCATTGCCGAGGCGGGCGGCGTGCAAAAGTTCATGGGCTGGAACGGCCCCATGCTCACCGACAGCGGCGGATTCCAGGTCTGGAGCCTCAAGGATTTTCGCCACATTACCGAAGACGGCGTGGAATTCAAGAGCTTGTTGGACGGCAGCCGCCACAAGTTCACGCCCGAATCCGTGATGCAGGCCCAGCGCGAAATTGGGGCCGACATCATTATGGCTTTTGACGAATGCACGCCTTACCCGAGCACCGTCGAGGAGGCCTCGCACTCGCTGGACCTGACGCTCAAATGGACCCGCCGCGCCATGGACTGGCTCGCCGCAAACCCGCCGATTCTTGGATACCCGCAATACTTTTTCGGGATCGTGCAGGGCGGCATGCACAAGGAACTCCGCAAAAAATCCATCGAGGCGCTCAAGGAACTCGCTCCCGACGGCTATGCGATGGGTGGCCTTTCCGTAGGCGAACCCGTAGAAACCATGTACGAGATTGCGGATTTTTGCACAAACTACTTGCCCGAGGACCGCGCCCGCTACGTGATGGGGGTGGGCACGCCCTGGAACCTGCTTTCGCTTGTTGCCCGCGGGGTCGACATGTTCGACTGCATTTTGCCCGCGAAAAATGCGCAGGACGGCCTCGTTTATACCAGCAGGGGTGTGCTCCGTTACAAGAATGCCAAGTTCGCGCACCAGCACGATGCGCCGCTCGACCCGGAATGCGACTGCTACTGCTGCCGCAACTACAGCCGCTCCTACCTGCGCCATCTATTCAAGAGCAAGGAGCCCCTCGGCTGGACACTTTCCACCATCCACAACCTGCATTTTTACCTGCACCTGATGCAGCAGGCCCGCGACCACATCGAAGCCGGCGATTTCGAAGAATGGTCTGCAGAAATGATCCCGCAATTACAGCGCGAAGCGGAATAA
- a CDS encoding Lrp/AsnC family transcriptional regulator, with amino-acid sequence MAQTKLEQQLLAIIQDAFPLEDRPYQVLAEQLGSDEQSVFAAVENLRRSGIIRRVGGVYDSKALGFISRLCAGKVPTAMTGAADDSALEKFAAVVNVIPAITHNYVRSHEYNVWFTVMAQSEAEIQKIVDEVCANTELHDVHILNATEKFKINTVMKGAGAPVDNKPLAVGRKNAVESCTELSSSDHVRIRIACNDIPHTLTPFKDWDVSCDELREDLALRRMRRFGAILRHQEAGFAFNAMVCFAETVDSRQWSVDRNSVNPAGAILASKPYISHCYNRPPFEGFPYTLYAMMHAQSAEELESYIKEAAESIGNPDFAVLHSIRELKKTSFRFFA; translated from the coding sequence GTGGCTCAAACGAAACTCGAACAACAGCTTCTCGCCATCATCCAGGATGCCTTTCCGCTGGAAGATCGCCCGTACCAGGTACTGGCGGAGCAGCTTGGCTCCGACGAACAGAGCGTTTTCGCCGCGGTCGAGAATTTGCGCCGGTCGGGTATAATCCGCCGTGTTGGGGGAGTTTATGATTCCAAGGCGCTCGGTTTTATTTCGCGCCTGTGTGCGGGCAAGGTGCCGACGGCTATGACTGGGGCTGCCGACGATTCTGCTCTAGAAAAATTTGCTGCCGTTGTTAATGTGATTCCTGCCATTACCCACAATTACGTGCGCAGCCACGAATACAACGTGTGGTTTACGGTCATGGCTCAATCCGAAGCGGAGATTCAAAAGATTGTCGATGAAGTTTGTGCGAATACGGAACTGCACGATGTCCATATCCTAAATGCGACCGAGAAGTTCAAGATTAACACGGTGATGAAGGGCGCTGGAGCGCCAGTAGACAATAAACCGTTGGCAGTAGGTAGGAAGAATGCTGTTGAATCGTGTACGGAACTTTCCTCTTCCGACCACGTCCGTATTCGTATTGCTTGCAACGACATTCCGCATACACTTACCCCGTTCAAGGATTGGGACGTTTCTTGTGACGAACTACGCGAGGACTTGGCGTTAAGACGTATGCGTCGCTTCGGGGCGATTCTTCGACATCAAGAGGCCGGTTTTGCTTTTAACGCCATGGTCTGCTTTGCGGAAACAGTAGACAGTAGACAGTGGTCAGTAGACAGGAACTCGGTTAATCCTGCTGGGGCAATTCTTGCAAGCAAGCCTTACATTTCGCATTGTTACAATCGCCCGCCCTTCGAAGGTTTCCCGTACACGCTGTATGCCATGATGCATGCACAGTCAGCCGAGGAACTGGAAAGCTATATTAAAGAGGCTGCCGAATCGATTGGCAACCCTGATTTTGCCGTCTTGCATTCCATTCGTGAACTCAAGAAAACGAGCTTCCGCTTTTTTGCCTAA
- a CDS encoding CotH kinase family protein, giving the protein MRLMARKINLFKLLAAFLCCIGLYACYWAEPENDPENLPIDDSMYPYAGLPRIVIETEDFAGVRDRETEIPSHLQIYGEKAPESEVYELTVRGRGNSSFKMPKYGLKLEFKDKVELFGMPKNRDWALIANYGDKTHLRNYMMTRLSEWLGAKYTTKMQFVELYLNRKYMGLYLLSETIKVAKKRVNIEENDTTFLVEKEDSKKFDPPYIQTDKNGYYYHIKSPKNPSPETEELLKNHLNAFENFMAEQYLHKASEIKDWIDIDDYLLCYWVQEYSKNEDGNYARSVFFTWKKGEPIHFGPLWDFDLAFGNASREQNKNPEDWYIRRYRLNYYIVHNSLVNNAAINYWNEHRETFRELIDSIPVYRSMIEKAIKNEYRRWPIIRNTENWALKDPYDSYDEAVETMTEWMKKRYQWIDKEIGY; this is encoded by the coding sequence ATGCGTTTAATGGCCCGCAAAATAAACTTGTTCAAACTACTTGCCGCATTTCTCTGTTGCATCGGTTTGTACGCATGTTACTGGGCTGAACCAGAAAATGATCCCGAAAATTTGCCTATAGACGATTCCATGTATCCTTATGCCGGACTCCCGAGAATCGTAATTGAAACCGAAGACTTTGCAGGTGTTCGTGACCGAGAAACCGAGATTCCTTCGCACCTGCAAATCTATGGCGAAAAAGCCCCCGAAAGCGAAGTCTACGAACTGACCGTGCGCGGCCGCGGCAATTCCAGTTTTAAAATGCCCAAGTACGGCTTAAAACTTGAATTTAAAGACAAAGTAGAACTCTTTGGAATGCCCAAGAACCGCGACTGGGCTCTCATTGCCAACTATGGCGATAAAACCCATTTGCGCAATTACATGATGACCCGCCTTTCTGAGTGGTTGGGCGCGAAATATACCACAAAAATGCAATTTGTAGAGCTCTATTTGAATCGAAAATATATGGGGCTTTATTTGCTTTCCGAAACCATCAAGGTGGCCAAGAAGCGTGTTAACATCGAAGAAAACGACACCACATTCCTTGTCGAAAAAGAAGATTCCAAAAAATTTGATCCGCCCTACATTCAGACAGATAAAAACGGGTACTATTACCACATTAAATCTCCCAAGAATCCGTCGCCCGAAACAGAAGAACTTTTGAAAAACCACTTGAACGCTTTTGAAAATTTCATGGCGGAACAATACCTTCATAAGGCAAGCGAAATCAAGGACTGGATTGATATCGACGACTACCTTCTCTGTTACTGGGTGCAGGAATATTCTAAAAACGAAGACGGCAATTACGCCCGCAGCGTTTTCTTCACCTGGAAAAAAGGGGAGCCCATTCATTTTGGTCCCTTATGGGATTTTGACTTGGCCTTTGGAAACGCCTCGCGTGAACAGAATAAAAATCCGGAAGATTGGTATATTCGCAGGTACCGCTTAAATTATTACATCGTTCACAACTCTTTAGTCAACAATGCCGCTATCAATTATTGGAACGAGCATCGTGAAACTTTTAGGGAACTGATTGACAGCATTCCTGTTTACCGATCCATGATTGAAAAGGCCATTAAGAACGAATACCGTCGCTGGCCCATTATCCGGAATACAGAAAACTGGGCGCTCAAGGATCCGTACGATTCCTATGACGAGGCTGTTGAAACGATGACGGAATGGATGAAAAAACGTTACCAGTGGATTGACAAAGAAATCGGCTATTGA
- the nirJ1 gene encoding putative heme d1 biosynthesis radical SAM protein NirJ1: protein MISITKLLMDTPNYGDQLRYEPKAHECKNGVAPGRGPVVVWNCTKTCNLSCVHCYARSEAIKYQNELTHEEGLALIDQLADFKVPVILFSGGEPLLRPDFFELANYAASKGIRPTISTNGTCITPDVAQKLKDMGVGYVGISLDGCEATHDKFRGKEGAYRLALRGIRNCVATGQKVGLRFTITRYNVQDLNAIFDLLEAENIDRVCFYHLVYSGRGSAMVQNDLNHEESRKAMDLIIDRTLDFKKRGINKEILTVDNHADAVYLYRRMLREDPTRAEKVLELIQRNGGNRSGMAFGNIDSIGNVHPDQFTQYITLGNVRERSFGEIWSDESNPIMAGLKNRKPLLKGRCPKCAYLNLCNGNFRTRAEAVTGDFWEQDPACYLTDEEIR from the coding sequence ATGATTAGTATTACCAAGCTCTTGATGGATACCCCAAACTATGGGGATCAGCTGCGTTACGAACCCAAGGCCCATGAATGCAAGAACGGCGTTGCGCCGGGTCGCGGCCCTGTGGTGGTGTGGAACTGCACCAAGACCTGCAACCTGAGTTGCGTGCACTGCTATGCCCGTTCCGAGGCCATCAAGTACCAGAACGAACTGACCCACGAAGAAGGCTTGGCTTTGATCGACCAGTTGGCCGATTTTAAGGTGCCGGTGATTCTCTTTAGCGGTGGTGAACCGCTTTTGCGCCCGGACTTTTTTGAATTGGCAAATTATGCAGCCTCTAAAGGCATTCGCCCGACCATCAGTACCAACGGTACCTGCATTACGCCCGATGTCGCTCAAAAGCTCAAGGACATGGGCGTGGGCTACGTGGGCATCAGTCTGGACGGCTGCGAGGCGACGCACGACAAGTTCCGCGGCAAGGAAGGCGCTTACAGGCTCGCTCTTCGCGGTATCCGCAACTGCGTGGCTACGGGCCAGAAGGTGGGCCTGCGCTTTACCATTACCCGTTACAATGTGCAAGACTTGAACGCCATTTTCGACTTGCTCGAAGCCGAAAACATCGACCGTGTATGCTTCTATCATTTGGTTTACAGTGGTCGCGGTTCTGCTATGGTACAAAACGACTTGAACCATGAAGAAAGCCGCAAGGCAATGGATCTGATTATCGACCGCACACTCGACTTCAAGAAGCGCGGAATCAATAAGGAAATCCTGACGGTGGACAACCACGCTGATGCAGTCTACCTGTACCGCCGCATGCTGCGCGAAGACCCCACCCGTGCCGAGAAGGTTCTGGAACTCATCCAGCGCAACGGTGGCAACCGCAGCGGCATGGCATTTGGTAACATCGATAGCATCGGTAACGTTCACCCCGACCAGTTTACGCAGTACATTACGCTGGGCAACGTGCGCGAACGTAGCTTCGGCGAAATCTGGAGCGACGAAAGCAACCCGATTATGGCGGGTCTTAAGAATCGTAAGCCGTTGCTGAAGGGACGCTGCCCCAAGTGCGCTTACCTGAACCTTTGTAACGGCAACTTCCGTACTCGCGCCGAGGCGGTCACCGGCGACTTCTGGGAACAGGATCCGGCCTGCTACTTGACCGACGAAGAGATTCGTTAG
- a CDS encoding flavodoxin family protein — protein MKKVVILNASPRKDGNISQMLNIIGDTLFEKGSEVIIIDVCKLEFRPCIGCMKCRSAHDCVMPEDDAKRILRLVQESDALVVGSPCYWGNMTGQLKMLFDRWVYGMMDHSERDYPIPLLKGKKAVIVTTCTTQWPFNLIFKQSAGTVRALKEVLCWSGFKIASVIQKGATHKRPGLTPKEIAKCKKIALSLGSH, from the coding sequence ATGAAAAAGGTTGTCATTTTGAATGCAAGCCCGCGCAAAGACGGAAACATCAGCCAGATGCTGAATATCATAGGTGATACCTTGTTCGAAAAAGGCTCCGAGGTGATAATCATTGATGTCTGCAAATTGGAATTTCGCCCGTGTATCGGTTGTATGAAATGCCGTAGCGCTCACGATTGCGTGATGCCGGAGGACGATGCGAAGCGGATTCTGCGCTTGGTGCAAGAAAGCGACGCCCTTGTGGTCGGTTCGCCTTGCTATTGGGGCAACATGACGGGGCAACTCAAAATGCTATTCGACCGCTGGGTTTACGGCATGATGGACCACAGCGAACGCGATTACCCGATTCCACTGTTAAAAGGGAAGAAAGCTGTCATTGTGACGACATGCACTACCCAATGGCCTTTCAACCTCATTTTCAAGCAGTCGGCGGGCACCGTCCGCGCCCTGAAAGAAGTGCTATGCTGGAGCGGATTCAAGATTGCAAGCGTGATTCAAAAAGGTGCAACTCATAAGAGGCCCGGCCTTACGCCCAAAGAAATTGCCAAATGCAAGAAGATTGCCTTGTCACTTGGTTCGCATTAA